The following are encoded together in the Actinoplanes sp. N902-109 genome:
- a CDS encoding metallophosphoesterase, which translates to MRLVLTTDTHLPKRAKDLPAPLWAAIDEADVVFHAGDWVDVAALDAVEARSRRLIACYGNNDGPALRARLPLVAHVILDGVRFAVIHETGDAKGREQRCAELFPDTDVLVFGHSHIPWDTTTPSGLRLLNPGSPTDRRRQPFCTYLTATVSDGLRDVELHEIPRAA; encoded by the coding sequence ATGCGGCTCGTGCTGACCACCGACACCCACCTACCGAAACGTGCCAAGGATCTGCCGGCTCCGCTCTGGGCGGCGATCGACGAGGCGGACGTGGTCTTCCACGCCGGGGACTGGGTGGACGTCGCCGCACTGGACGCCGTCGAGGCACGGTCGCGGCGGCTGATCGCGTGCTACGGCAACAACGACGGGCCGGCGCTGCGGGCCCGGTTGCCGCTCGTCGCGCATGTCATCCTGGACGGCGTGCGCTTCGCGGTGATCCACGAGACGGGTGATGCCAAGGGCCGCGAGCAGCGCTGCGCCGAACTGTTCCCGGACACCGACGTGCTGGTCTTCGGCCACTCGCACATCCCGTGGGACACCACGACCCCGTCCGGCCTGCGACTGCTCAACCCCGGCAGCCCGACCGACCGCCGGCGCCAGCCGTTCTGCACGTACCTGACCGCCACCGTCAGCGATGGCCTGCGCGACGTCGAGCTGCACGAGATCCCCCGCGCCGCGTGA